The Mastacembelus armatus chromosome 24, fMasArm1.2, whole genome shotgun sequence sequence aatgaTTTTATTGACCTTTGATTATTACCATGGGGGAAATCAGGTTTGGACTCTTCTTTTTGAATGCTAACAATAAAGACCAGGCAATAGGGAATTGCAGTAGTGTGATTAGTGAAAGTGGGCAGTTAGTCTGGTTTCAGTACTCATGACCGGCATGATGCtgatgttgtaaaagatgaagTGCACAAACATGCTACAGTTTTAACATAATCTCAGAATGATGGGTGTGATTTCCATCATTACTGAAATACATAGACCACAAATTCCTGTCACCGTGTTTTGGACATTTTGCGATCTATAATACAACAGTATCTTCTTGGGAATAGGCACAGGTAAATCCTGCATAACTTCAGCATTATTTGCAAGCAGGTATTCTGTAGGTTAACCAGGATTGCTATGGTCATTAAGAACAaagttttaaaatctttaaaatccattcattatacccacttattcctctttagggtcacagaaaggcccctgctgggtttcaaaccaggagcatgtttgctgtgaggtaacagtgccAACCTCAAATCCATCGTGCGGCCCAGAAACATtgatattaaaatgtcttaCAGAACTGAACAGATTGGCAAACAAGGCAACCCCTGCCTGTAGGGTCCTCAAATTtgcttttacaaaatattaagaGAAAGGATTTCCcaagcactgttgcctcacagcaagaaggtcgtgggttcgcatcccggcctttctgtgtggagtttgcatgttctccctgtgcttgcgtgggtttactccgggtactccggtttcctcccacagtccaaaaaacatgcatgttaggttgattggtgactctaaaattgcccgtaggagtgagtgtgagtgtgtgaggttgtctgtctttgtgcgtctatatgtggccctgtgatggactggtgacctgtccagggtgtacccctgccttccacccgagagagagctgggataggctccagcagatccccgtgaccctgaaccaggaaaagcgggtatagaagatggatggatggatggatggatttcccAATGTTTAAGTCTAACAGTGCTTTTAGACATGTTCCTTTATATATGAATTTAACCATATAACACATTTCTATAAAGACTGAATATGTGGCAATTTTTGTCACAAATTTATTGTGATATTGTTGACATTTCAATAGTCTGTTTCTGTGCCAAAACAGTAAATCAATGTAGTTTTGAATTAGCAAAATCACCTTGGAATATTTTTCCAGAAATGATGATTCTGAAAGCTGATCTGAACCAGCTGTAAAAGAAAGCATAGATAAATGGATTCAGCATTGAATTTGACAGTGTAAGCCAGTTGAGTGTTTCAATCACAGGAACTGGTACAGAATTATTAGTGAAAGGCAGAAAAGTgatgcaaagaaagaaaggagtcCAGCATAAAAGAAAAACCCCTAAAACTGTAGCCAGAGTTTTTGTcgcttttctctccatcttacTGACAGTTGCTCTGGACTTTAAGCTCTGACAGGTTGTGTTCTGGATGCTGCGTGCCTGTTTCTGTGCAACAAGGAAAATCTTCAGGTAGATACACAACATTATGATCACTGGcacataaaaagataaaataggTCCAATAGTGTTTGCCATGAGAACATCTATTAAACACCTTTCCTCACACTTGTCATTGCTTAATCCAGCAATCATCACACCAATTCCTATTAGAGCAGAACCGCTCCAGCTAAGCAGGATCATGATCATAACAacatgatgatttattttacttCTATATGTTAGAGGCTGACACACTGCATAATATCTGTCAATGGAAATACAACATAGGTTCAGAATAGAACATGTGCTCAGTGTTACATCAAAGCTGCCTCGCACTTTGCAGAATATATTTTCATGATACAGACATGAACTGAGAGAGAACACCATGCtgaaaggaaaaactaaaacaccAACCAGCAGGTCAgccacagccagagagagaataAGAGAGTTTGTAGGAGTGTGGAGCTGTTTGAAGTAAAAGATAGAGATTATTACCAGGAGATTTCCAGATGTTGTAACAACAGACAATAATAAAAGGaatgtatataatattataCATATAACTGAAGGGGTTCTTGTCAGTACATAACTGAAGTCATCTATTTGATAGCAGGGATGAATGTCAGTCAGAACATCAGTCCTGTTGGCAGTAACTTCTTGTTCCATGAGCTAAGGTTTCTACAATTTAGtacatttcatattattatcaATAAATAGAAGATACATTTAAAGTAATATTTCAGTAATAAAGTCCTTATACTTTGAACATCAGCTACCTTAGATGAAGGTAAGGCGAAGTCCGTTTGTTAAAGCTCTTCATGAAGTAGTCATACTATGTTTGAGAAACCCTAGATCATCAGTGCATCTGGGCTTATGGTGAATTTTGGTCACATGTGCAAAGATTCAGTATTTATACCTCTGTGTTGCATCACCTATCATTGTTGTCCAATCAGAAATTTGCAAGTTGACTATGTTTGCACAAAGATGATCCTACAACAATGACAAAGCAAAGATGATGGTgatgtaatgtgtgtaatgaTTTTATTGACCTTTGATTATTACCATGGGGGAAATCAGGTTTGGACTCTTCTTTTTGAATGCTAACAATAAAGACCAGGCAATAGGGAATTGCAGTAGTGTGATTAGTGAAAGTGGGCAGTTAGTCTGGTTTCAGTACTCATGACCGGCATGATGCtgatgttgtaaaagatgaagTGCACAAACATGCTACAGTTTTAACATAATCTCAGAATGATGGGTGTGATTTCCATCATTACTGAAATACATAGACCACAAATTCCTGTCACCGTGTTTTGGACATTTTGCGATCTATAATACAACAGTATCTTCTTGGGAATAGGCACAGGTAAATCCTGCATAACTTCAGCATTATTTGCAAGCAGGTATTCTGTAGGTTAACCAGGATTGCTATGGTCATTAAGAACAaagttttaaaatctttaaaatccattcattatacccacttattcctctttagggtcacagaaaggcccctgctgggtttcaaaccaggagcatgtttgctgtgaggtaacagtgccAACCTCAAATCCATCGTGCGGCCCAGAAACATtgatattaaaatgtcttaCAGAACTGAACAGATTGGCAAACAAGGCAACCCCTGCCTGTAGGGTCCTCAAATTtgcttttacaaaatattaagaGAAAGGATTTCCcaagcactgttgcctcacagcaagaaggtcgtgggttcgcatcccggcctttctgtgtggagtttgcatgttctccctgtgcttgcgtgggtttactccgggtactccggtttcctcccacagtccaaaaaacatgcatgttaggttgattggtgactctaaaattgcccgtaggagtgagtgtgagtgtgtgaggttgtctgtctttgtgcgtctatatgtggccctgtgatggactggtgacctgtccagggtgtacccctgccttccacccgagagagagctgggataggctccagcagatccccgtgaccctgaaccaggaaaagcgggtatagaagatggatggatggatggatagatttcCCAATGTTTAAGTCTAACAGTGCTTTTAGACATGTTCCTTTATATATGAATTTAACCATATAACACATTTCTATAAAGACTGAATATGTGGCAATTTTTGTCACAAATTTATTGTGATATTGTTGACATTTCAATAGTCTGTTTCTGTGCCAAAACAGTAAATCAATGTAGTTTTGAATTAGCAAAATCACCTTGGAATATTTTTCCAGAAATGATGATTCTGAAAGCTGATCTGAACCAGCTGTAAAAGAAAGCATAGATAAATGGATTCAGCATTGAATTTGACAGTGTAAGCCAGTTGAGTGTTTCAATCACAGGAACTGGTACAGAATTATTAGTGAAAGGCAGAAAGGTcatgcaaagaaagaaaggagtcCAGCATAAAAGGAAAACCCCTAAAACTGTAGCCAGAGTTTTGGTcgcttttctctccatcttacTGACAGTTGCTCTGGACTTTAAGCTCTGACAGGTTGTGTTCTGGATGCTGCGTGCCTGTTTCTGTGCAACAAGGAAAATCTTCAGGTAGATACACAACATTATGATCACTGGcacataaaaagataaaataggTCCAATAGTGTTTGCCATGAGAACATCTATTAAACACCTTTCCTCACACTTGTCATTGCTTAATCCAGCAATCATCACACCAATTCCTATTAGAGCAGAACCGCTCCAGCTAAGCAGGATCATGATCATAACAacatgatgatttattttacttCTATATGTCAGAGGCTGACACACTGCATAATATCTGTCAATGGAAATACAACATAGGTTCAGAATAGAACATGTGCTCAGTGTTATATCAAAGCTGCCTCGCACTTTGCAGAATATATTTTCATGATACAGACATGAACTGAGAGAGAACACCATGCtgaaaggaaaaactaaaacaccAACCAGCAGGTCAgccacagccagagagagaataAGAGAGTTTGTAGGAGTGTGGAGCTGTTTGAAGTAAAAGATAGAGATTATTACCAGGAGATTTCCAGATGTTGTAACAACAGACAATAATAAAAGGaatgtatataatattataCATATAACTGAAGGGGTTCTTGTCAGTACATAACTGAAGTCATCTATTTGATAGCAGGGATGAATGTCAGTCAGAACATCAGTCCTGTTGGCAGTAACTTCTTGTTCCATGAGCTAAGGTTTCTACAGTTTAGtacatttcatattattatcaATAAATAGAAGATACATTTAAAGTAATATTTCAGTAATAAAGTCCTTATACTTTGAACATCAGCTACCTTAGATGAAGGTAAGGCGAAGTCCGTTTGTTAAAGCTCTTCATGAAGTAGTCATACTATGTTTGAGAAACCCTAGATCATCAGTGCATCTGGGCTTATGGTGAATTTTGGTCACATGTGCAAAGATTCAGTATTTATACCTCTGTGTTGCATCACCTACCATTGTTGTCCAATCAGAAATTTGCAAGTTGACTATGTTTGCACAAAGATGATCCTACAACAATGACAAAGCAAAGATGATGGTgatgtaatgtgtgtaatgaTTTTATTGACCTTTGATTATTACCATGGGGGAAATCAGGTTTGGACTCTTCTTTTTGAATGCTAACAATAAAGACCAGGCAATAGGGAATTGCAGTAGTGTGATTAGTGAAAGTGGGCAGTTAGTCTGGTTTCAGTACTCATGACCGGCATGATGCtgatgttgtaaaagatgaagTGCACAAACATGCTACAGTTTTAACATAATCTCAGAATGATGGGTGTGATTTCCATCATTACTGAAATACATAGACCACAAATTCCTGTCACCGTGTTTTGGACATTTTGCGATCTATAATACAACAGTATCTTCTTGGGAATAGGCACAGGTAAATCCTGCATAACTTCAGCATTATTTGCAAGCAGGTATTCTGTAGGTTAACCAGGATTGCTATGGTCATTAAGAACAaagttttaaaatctttaaaatccattcattatacccacttattcctctttagggtcacagaaaggcccctgctgggtttcaaaccaggagcatgtttgctgtgaggcaacagtgccaaccacaaATCCATCGTGCGGCCCAGAAACATtgatattaaaatgtcttaCAGAACTGAACAGATTGGCAAACAAGGCAACCCCTGCCTGTAGGGTCCTCAAATTtgcttttacaaaatattaagaGAAAGGATTTCCcaagcactgttgcctcacagcaagaaggtcgtgggttcgcatcccggcctttctgtgtggagtttgcatgttctccctgtgcttgcgtgggtttactccgggtactccggtttcctcccacagtccaaaaaacatgcatgttaggttgattggtgactctaaaattgcccgtaggagtgagtgtgagtgtgtgaggttgtctgtctttgtgcgtctatatgtggccctgtgatggactggtgacctgtccagggtgtacccctgccttccacccgagagagagctgggataggctccagcagatccccgtgaccctgaaccaggaaaagcgggtatagaagatggatggatggatggatagatttcCCAATGTTTAAGTCTAACAGTGCTTTTAGACATGTTCCTTTATATATGAATTTAACCATATAACACATTTCTATAAAGACTGAATATGTGGCAATTTTTGTCACAAATTTATTGTGATATTGTTGACATTTCAATAGTCTGTTTCTGTGCCAAAACAGTAAATCAATGTAGTTTTGAATTAGCAAATCACCTTGGAATATTTTTCCAGAAATGATGATTCTGAAAGCTGATCTGAACCAGCTGTAAAAGAAAGCATAGATAAATGGATTCAGCATTGAATTTGACAGTGTAAGCCAGTTGAGTGTTTCAATCACAGGAACTGGTACAGAATTATTAGTGAAAGGCAGAAAAGTgatgcaaagaaagaaaggagtcCAGCATAAAAGGAAAACCCCTAAAACTGTAGCCAGAGTTTTGGTcgcttttctctccatcttacTGACAGTTGCTCTGGACTTTAAGCTCTGACAGGTTGTGTTCTGGATGCTGCGTGCCTGTTTCTGTGCAACAAGGAAAATCTTCAGGTAGATACACAACATTATGATCACTGGcacataaaaagataaaataggTCCAATAGTGTTTGCCATGAGAACATCTATTAAACACCTTTCCTCACACTTGTCATTGCTTAATCCAGCAATCATCACACCAATTCCTATTAGAGCAGAACCGC is a genomic window containing:
- the LOC113137373 gene encoding trace amine-associated receptor 1-like — translated: MEQEVTANRTDVLTDIHPCYQIDDFSYVLTRTPSVICIILYTFLLLLSVVTTSGNLLVIISIFYFKQLHTPTNSLILSLAVADLLVGVLVFPFSMVFSLSSCLYHENIFCKVRGSFDVTLSTCSILNLCCISIDRYYAVCQPLTYRSKINHHVVMIMILLSWSGSALIGIGVMIAGLSNDKCEERCLIDVLMANTIGPILSFYVPVIIMLCIYLKIFLVAQKQARSIQNTTCQSLKSRATVSKMERKATKTLATVLGVFLLCWTPFFLCITFLPFTNNSVPVPVIETLNWLTLSNSMLNPFIYAFFYSWFRSAFRIIISGKIFQGDFANSKLH
- the LOC113137396 gene encoding trace amine-associated receptor 1-like, coding for MEQEVTANRTDVLTDIHPCYQIDDFSYVLTRTPSVICIILYTFLLLLSVVTTSGNLLVIISIFYFKQLHTPTNSLILSLAVADLLVGVLVFPFSMVFSLSSCLYHENIFCKVRGSFDITLSTCSILNLCCISIDRYYAVCQPLTYRSKINHHVVMIMILLSWSGSALIGIGVMIAGLSNDKCEERCLIDVLMANTIGPILSFYVPVIIMLCIYLKIFLVAQKQARSIQNTTCQSLKSRATVSKMERKATKTLATVLGVFLLCWTPFFLCMTFLPFTNNSVPVPVIETLNWLTLSNSMLNPFIYAFFYSWFRSAFRIIISGKIFQGDFANSKLH
- the LOC113137545 gene encoding trace amine-associated receptor 1-like; this translates as MEQEVTANRTDVLTDIHPCYQIDDFSYVLKRTPSVICIILYTFLLLLSVVTTSGNLLVIISIFYFKQLHTPTNSLILSLAVADLLVGVLVFPFSMVFSLSSCLYHENIFCKVRGSFDVTLSTCSILNLCCISIDRYYAVCQPLTYRSKINHQVVMIMILLSWSGSALIGIGVMIAGLSNDKCEERCLIDVLMANTIGPILSFYVPVIIMLCIYLKIFLVAQKQARSIQNTTCQSLKSRATVSKMERKATKTLATVLGVFLLCWTPFFLCITFLPFTNNSVPVPVIETLNWLTLSNSMLNPFIYAFFYSWFRSAFRIIISGKIFQDRKMSKTR